In the genome of Dyadobacter fermentans DSM 18053, the window CACATTCATGAGCTGGAAAGTCAGTTGAAAACGAAGCTGTTCGAACGCAGCGGCGCGCGGATCAGCCTCACTCCGGCGGGGGACATTCTGCTCCACCATGCCGAGCAGATTTTCGATATTTACCGAAACCTGGAATTTGAAATCAACAGCCTTTCGCAAAGAAACAGCGGCAAACTGAGGCTGGGAGCGAGCACCACGGCCGCGCAGTACATTCTGCCGCCGATTCTGGCTGCATTTCACCGGAAGTTTCACAACATCGAGGTGACGCTCACCACCAAAAATACCGAGGAAATAGAGCATGCATTACAGCATAAGGAAATTGACCTGGGTGTGATCGAAGGCTATTCCAAGAATGCGGCTATCAAGTACACCGAATTTCTCAACGACGAAATTGTGCTCGTGGCGAATAGTAAAAATCCGCTGGCGGCCACGGGCGTGGTCGATGCCGGGCAGCTTCGCCAAATACCGCTGCTGCTGCGCGAGCCGGGCTCGGGCACGCTGGAAGTGATCGCACATGCGCTGAAATCGATCGGCCTCGGACTGGGAGATCTGAATGTGGAAATGCAGCTGAGCAGCAGCGAAAGCATGAAATTGTACATTTTGCATTCCGATAGCATGGCGTTCATTTCGGTGCACGCCGTTTTGAAAGAATTGCAAAGTAAGGAATGTCGCATCGTGGATGTGGAAGGGCTGTCGATCGACCGACATTTCCATTTCACAACTTTGCATGGCCAGCAAGAGGCTTTGCCGGAGCTCTTTATGCGTTTTGCATTATACCAGCGGAAATGAGCATTCGGATTGCCTGGAATGCTGCCGGACGGGTTGGAAAATGTTTTCTTTAATGAGATCATCGTTTTTTAGAGTAGTTCCGCACTGCATCCTATTTTAAGAATTTGTGTACTGTACCAATCGGCTCTTGATGAAAGAGTTGAAATTATTTTTGTTAAACTATTTATGTTAAAAATTACATTAAGCGTATCGGCGTTCCTGCTCATGCTGTGGACAACGACTGGCACCCTGAAAGAAGAAACAAGACCCGAAGCCCGCACCCTGGCCCGGGCCGATTCACTTCCCAACGCCGCTGCATGGCCCGCGGAACTGAATGTGACGCATTTTGCAGGCCACGACCTTACGCCAAGCCCGGCCTGTTTGGCCGTGGCACCCACGGGCGAAGTCTTTGTAGGCGTGGATATGATCGGGTCGTTGGGCAAAACCCCCGGCAAAGGAAGCATTGTGCGGCTTGTCGATACGAATAACGACGGCAAGGTAGACCAGCACACGACTTTCGCAATGCTCGACAACCCCCGCGGCATTATCGCGCAAGGAGATCAGGTTTTTGTGCTACACACCACTTTTTCCAAAGAAACCGGCAAGGCGTCGGGGATGGACCTGGTGGTGCTGGAAGATAAAAACCACGACGGCGTGGCCGATGGCCCTGCCAAGCCGCTGATCCAGAACGTGTGTTCGCCGAAATTCCTGCAAAGCCGCGGTACCGACCACGCTACAAATGGTATCCGAATGGGTATCGACGGCTGGATTTACATTGCCGTGGGCGACTTTGGTTTCCACGACGCGCTGGACCGTTCGGGCAAGAAAATGACGCAGCTCGGCGGCGGCATCGTGCGCGTACGGCCGGATGGCACCGAAATGGAGGTGTACACGCACGGCTTGCGGAACATTTACGATGTGGCCATTGACCCATACATGAACATTTTCACCCGCGACAATACCAATGACGGCGGCGGTTGGAACATCCGTTTCAGCAATCAGATCCAGTCTGGAGAATATGGATATCCGGTGTTGTTCAAAAATTTTACGGAAGAAATCATCCCTGCATTGGTCGACCTTGGCGGCGGTTCGGGAACCGGCTCGCTCTTCATGGACGATCCTACATGGCCTGCCAAATACAACCGCGTACCGATGATGGCCGACTGGGGCCGCAGCCAGGTGTACGTCCACCGTATCACCCCAGACGGGCCTACTTTCCAGCAAAAAGAAGAAGAATTTATCAAACTTTCACAGGTAACCGACCTGGATATCGACGCTTCGGGACGTGTTTATTTGGCCGCCTGGGATGGCGCCGGTTACTCGGGTAACCCCGGCAAAGGATTTATTGTGCGTGCAGTGCCTAAGGACTGGCAGTATAAGGCTTTCAAAGACATCAGCAAGTCGTCGGTGAAACAGCTGGCTGCATTGCTGCGGTCGGAGAGTGCGGTACAACGCCTTGCGGCGCAGCAGGAATTGCTCAAACGATCTCCCAAAGATGCAGCGAAAGCAGCATGGGGCGTCGCCAATGATCAGAAGGCGCCTGCCTACGTGCGCGTGGCAGGTATGTACACTTACGTGCAGGCAGCAGGGGCGGACGGGATCGATAACCTGGTGAAGCTCGCTTCGGACGATACCATGCGCGAATACGCATTGCGTGCATTGGCCGACCGCAAATCCTACGTTGCCCAAGTACCGGTGGAGCCTTTCCTGAAAGCGCTCGACGGTGGCAATCCGCGCGAAAAGCTGGCCGCAGCCATTGCTTTGGGGCGTTTGGGCCGCCAGGAAGGCGCACAGGCGTTGCTGAAAGTGAAAGTTCCGGCATCGTTTAAAGCACCCGCGAAAGGTACCGAAGGCCCGCACGCTACGCCGAACTCTGCCATTGTAACGCCGCACATCGCGGTGCGCGCGCTGGTGGCGTTGAATGCCGTGGATGCGTGTGTGAATGCCATCGGAACCGAAAATTCAACGATCGCGCTCTGGGCATTGCGTTACATGCACGATCCCAAAGCGGTAGACGGCCTGATCGCCGCCTACGGCAAAACGTCCGATCAGGCGTTGAAAGGCCAGATTTTGACGACACTAGGCCGGATCTACAAGAAAGAAGCCGACTACGACGGCTCCTGGTGGTGGAGCACCCGCCCGGATACCCACGGCCCGTACTACAAGGGTATCGACTGGGAAGGATCTGCGAAAATCAAAGATTTCCTGACGGCAGAGTGGAACAAAGCTACGGACAAGCAGTTATACGCCGACCTGAATGCGCGTAACCGCATGGGCATTACGGAATTCGGCGGCGAGGAAGTGGTTGCAGCCAAGGAAGAAGTGAAAATCGACCTTGAAAAAATACGTAATAAGAAAGGCCAGGTGGGCGAATCGTCGATTGAGGATGTGATGCTGGCGATGGCGAAAATACAAGGTGATCCCGCGCTGGGCCGCAAATTGTTCACCAAGCAGGGCTGCGTGGCCTGCCACAGCCTGAGCCGCAACGAAGTAATGAAAGGGCCATTTATGGGTCAGATTGGCTCGATTATGAACCGCGAGCAGATTGCGGAGTCTATTTTGAAGCCAAATGCGTCTATTTCGCAAGGATTTGCGTCGGTGCTCATCACTACCAAAGGCGACAAGACCTACATGGGTTTTGTGTCGGAAGAATCGGCTGAGAAGTTGGTGATCCGGGACATTGCGGGCCAGGTCAACACGCTGAAAGTAGCCCACATTACCTCGCGCAAAGAAATGGAAACGTCGATGATGCCCCCGGGATTGGCCAATGAGCTTTCGTATGAAGAATTTGCTTCATTGATTACATTCCTTTCGCAGCAGAAGAAGTAATTCTATTTGTTTGAATATCGGAGCCGGCTTGTGATTGTACAGGCCGGCTTTCGTGTTCTACAACAAAATGCAAAAAAATTGCGCGCGTCGGGGTAATGCGTACACCGGTTTTGACGGATTCGACGAAATTCTCATGTTTTTTTAGTGATTATCGACCTTTTTTTATCTCGTCTGCAATTTTTGAGGTATTTTAGTAGCCTCATCGAAGTATTTTGAAGTAGTTTGACTAACATATTGTTTGACCTCATAGTCTATTACTCAACGTTTATTATACAGCATGCCCCGGCTACGTAATTGTTGCCGGGGATTTTTTTTGCCGCAGCATCTTCCCATATTTGAGGAAAACCAACTAACCTTCTTTGTGCCGTGGCATTTTACGACCTCTCGAAATCCGAACGGGCCGATCGCGTGTCGGCAATTGGCAATGATATCAGACAGGCGCTACTCGCTCAGAAGGCTGAAAATGTGCGGGTGTATTATGCAGATGATGACACGTATATCCGCAAGACGGCTTATGTCGCCTCCGGTCGCTTGTACGAGGAGGAAGCTTCATTGCGCCCTGCGGTGCACACAATGCTCGCCGGATTTTTGACAGACGATGATTTCAGGGTTCGCCAAACGGCGATCAATGCGGCGGGAGAGATTGGGAGGAAGCATTTCGAAGAAGTTCGAACGATTTTCGACGAAGGTTTGCAAGATACTCACCACGCACCGCGCAATGCGGTGATCGGTTCGGTGAAGAAAATGGGGGAGGTGAACCCGATTCCGGTGCTGGCCTGGGCACGGCAATATTTACACCATCCCGACAAAGAAATCCGGCGGGAGATATGCCATGGCATCGAACTGCGCGGGCGCAAGCATCCCGAAGATATCCTGCCGCTTTTACAGGAGCTGCAGCACGACCACACCGCACGCGTGCGCGGAACGCTGGTGCACGTGATTGGTCAGATCGCATATAAAAAAGGCTGCCTGCTCAAAGTCCTCAACCATTTGAAAACCTGGGAGAACCGGCAGCTGGTTTATGATGCATTGGAAGAGATCGTGGACGTGCATCACCGCTACCGCGATTTTGCCGCACTCACCCAGGAAGAAGCAGCGCGAATGGTCGATGAGCATTATCCCGAACGCGGCCAGGCCAATCGCATTCATCGATAGGATCGGTTCTTTATGGCCGCTGTTTGATAACCGTTTTCTTCCGTTTGATCGTGTAAGAAGTCGTGTCGGCATCGGGGCGTCCGGTACTGCTGCGGCTACCATCGACCGCACCGGTGGAATTGACATTCCCGTTGTCATCCAGGATCGGCCCGGTTTCCGCATTGGCCGAATCTTTGAGAATCGCATTCAGGTCGGAGGAATCGGCTGTTTTGACCTGACGCCGGGTAGTTTTGCGTTCATATTTTTGCGTTTGCTTGGACGACCGGGATGATCTGTCGCTGGATTGCGCGCAAGCCGGAACCACGAAAGCCAGTGCCATGATGAAGCTTAATAGCGTTTTCATTGAATGGTTTTTAGTTTGATGATTTGAAATGTCTTCAAATACCATTCCAGTACCGCCGAAACCGCCGCAGATGCGGGATGCTTCCGGCGACAATAGCCTGAAAATTTACCAAAATGACTATATTCGGCCCTTTCAACCAATTTAAGCTGTTTTGATGGACAACGATCTTGTCAGCCTGCGGACCGTCAACGTGCTGCGTTATCTGACACCCCTGCGCGAGGGCGGCTCTCTTCCCGCCATTGCCGAGGCCGATGACGATTTTTTGTATGTATTAAAATTCAGGGGCGCAGGGCAGGGTACCAAAGCATTGATTTCGGAGCTGATAGGAGGGGAATTGGCGCGGTTTCTGGGGTTGAAAGTACCTGAAATCGTGTTCGCTAATCTGGATGAGGGCTTTGGCCGGACTGAACCCGACGAGGAGATCCAGGACCTGCTCAAAGCCAGCACCGGCCTTAACCTGGCGATGCATTACCTGTCAGGCGCCATTACTTTCGATCCCGTTGTGACGAAGGTGCCGCCTCGGCTCGCTTCCGAGATCGTGTGGCTGGACAGCTTTCTTACCAATGTAGACCGTACGGCCCGCAACACCAACATGCTGATGTGGCACAAAGAGCTCTGGCTGATCGACCACGGCGCGGCGCTCTACTTCCACCATTCGTGGGATAACTGGCAGGAACAGGCCAAACGGCCTTTCGCGCAGGTGAAGGACCACGTGTTGCTGAAAAGTGCGACCATGCTGGAAGAAGTAAATGCCGAATTCCGCGAGCGGCTTGCGGGTGGCATTATCCCGGCGGTGGTATCCCTCATTCCCGACGACTGGTTGCTTCGCGACGCGCCTTTTGAAACGGCCGACGAGCACAGGCAGGCTTACGTGTCATACCTGAAAGCCCGCCTGTCGGCATCCGAAACATTTGTGAAAGGAGCGCAGGATGTCAGATAAGTTTTTATACGAATATGCAGTCCTGCGCATTGTACCGCGTGTGGAGCGTGAAGAGTTTATCAATGCGGGCGTGGTGCTGTACTGTCCATCCCGGGGTTTTCTGTCATGCTGTATCGAACTCGATCCTCAGCGGCTCCGGGCCCTTTGTGCGGAAACTGACCCGGCCGAAGTGCAGGCGTATCTTGATGCATTCAGGCAAATTTGCGTGGGTAACCGGCAATGCGGGAGCCCTATTGCTGCATTGCCTGCGGCATCACGCTTTCGCTGGCTTACGGCTACCCGCAGCACCGTTTTACAAACGTCCAGAGTCCATCCGGGTTTTTGTACAGATCCCGGTGAGACATTGCGGATGCTTTTTGAACAACAGGTAAAATAACGGTTCATTTCAATTTCAGATACTGCTGAACCAGCTCCTTCTTCCGTCGCGAAATCTCGATCCTCGAACCGTCCGACAGCAGCAGGAACTGGTTGTTGTGCGTCACCTGCTTAATGTACTTCGGATTTACGAGGTGCGATTTATGCGTTCTGATGAAATTAAATTCTCCCAGCATTTCGTCGAAATGTTTCAGCGTTTTACTCGCCAGAAACGGCCGTTTTCCGATCAGGTGAATTGCCGTGTAGTTCTTATCGGCTTCCAAACGGAGAATTTCGTCGAGCGTAAAGAAAAATACACCTTCGCTCGACGGAACGGCGAGCCGGAAATCGCGGATGTTCTTCTTCTCGATATTGTGGACGAGATTGTCGTAGAGCTGCTGCGTTTCCTGCTTCGGTTTTTCCTTCACTTTTTCGATGTGACGGTCTATCGCCGATTGCAGTTCTTCGGGATCTACCGGTTTGAGGAGGTAGTCGAGCGCGCTGAACCGGATCGCCTGGATGGCATACTGGTTGAAAGCCGTCGTGAAGACGATGTCGTAGGGCGGATTTTTTCTGGCCAGCAAAAACTCGAAGCCGTTTTGGTGCGGCATTTCCACATCCAGAAAAACAATGTCGGGCTGGAAGCTTTCCAATACTTTCAGCGCTTCTTTGACCGACTCGGCATGCCGGATGTCGACCTCTTGCCTGACCGAGCTGTTCAGGTAGTGATTCAGAACATTGCGTGCTTTCTGTTCGTCATCGATAATCAGTGTTTTGAGCATAACGTTTAGGGTATTATAGTGTAAAATCAGGTATAGTCCAGTGAAGTAGAAAGCTCGATGACTACCATCGTGCCCATTGCATTGCCGTCATCGTCATATTTGTCGATGATATTTACCGAGGCGTGCTGCCCCTGGCGGTCGATGAGGTCGAGGCGGTCTTTTGCTATTTGCAAGCCTTTCGACTTGTGCCGTTTGGTAACTGCATTGCGCCGTTTAATTTCCAGCGACTTCTCGCGCCCGATGCCATTATCCTCGATGATGCATTTGAAAACATCTTCATCAATTTTGGAAAACACAATTTTCAGTTCCCGGTAGCCCTCCTTGTGCATGAGCCCGTGCCAGATTGCATTTTCAACGTACGGTTGCAGGAGCATGGATGGGAGCAGAATGTCGTCGGCTTCAAGGTCTTCGTCGATTTCAATGCTGCTGATGAAGCTCTGTTCGAACCGCATTTGTTCGAGTTCGAGGTACAGTTGCAGCACTTCTTTCTCCTCTTCGATGGTCACCAGGGTCCTATCGGAATTGTTAAGGACCATCCTGAATAGTCTTGAAAACTTGTTGAGGTACTTACTGGCGTCGCCGTATTTCTGCGTCACAATGCATTCCTGGATGCTGTTAAGGCAGTTGAATACGAAATGCGGGTTCATTTGCGCCCTCAGCGCCATTAGCTGACTTTCCGCCAGCATCCGGTTAATTTCCAGCAGCATGAGCTCCTTTTTCGCCGCCTCCGCTTCTGCCTGCGCTTCGGCTATTTTGTTGGCATTGATGGACGCAATCGTCACAAGCGCGCGGGTATGATCCTCGGTAAAGAATCTCTTTTCGGAATGTTCCGAATCCAGCACGCCGATTAGCTTTCCTTCATGCAGGATGGGTACGGCTACTTCCGAAAATTTGCTCGCGTCCATGGCAATGTAGCGAGGGTCGCGGGAGGTGTCGGAAATGTTGATCGCTCTTTTCGTTTTGCCGGCGGTTCCTACGATTCCCATTCCCAATTCTAGTTCCAGTGGGTCGACAGTTTCATTTTCGGTGATGTTTTTTGAGCCATACAAGGCCTTTCGAACCAGTTTCTGTTTGTCATCATCCCATAAAAACACGGTACAATCCTCGAAGCGAAGTTGCAGGCAGCAGTTCCGCGCAATGTCCCAGCAGATCTCATCGACAGAGTTTTCGCCATAGACTGAATTGACGAAGTATTCGATGGCTTTGTCGAGCTCGCGTTTATGTTTCCTGGCGACATAACTACGGTAGGTCATGAAGAAAAACGCACCCGATACGCAGCCCACGACGATCAGGAACCACCAGCTCTCCCACCAATGAGGAAGTATCTTGATTTTGAGTACTGAAACCTCTTTCATCCATCTGCCATGTTCGTCGGTGCTACGCACTTTGAAAACATAGTTTCCCGGTGGCAGGCTATTGTAACTGGCCGTCATGTTACGCCCGGCATACACCCATCGTTCTTCGATGTCTTTCAATTGATAACTGTATTGCAATGTGGGAATATCGCGATGCTTTAATGATGCGAATTGCAGTGTAATGAAATCCTTGTCTGCCAGCAACATCAGCGACGCGGGCAGGAAGTCGGAGACCTCTTTTCCCAGCACCTTCACAGATGTAATATGCGGCGGCTTACTGACTACGATTTTGGTGAACTTCGTCGGATCGATCACCACGATATGGTCCAGCATGGCCGCGTAAATGTGGTCTGGCGTGGTGAGCACGTAATTCCAGTAATCTTGCAGTGTCTTGCCGAGATTGATGCTCACACGGGTCACCTTTTTTGTTTTAGGAAAAAAGAATGATAATCCGCCTGGCCCGGCGACCCAAATTGCCCCGCGATTATCTCTGGCGATGCTGTTGATGGGCGTTGTCAGCAGACCGTTTCTTGGTGTGAGACTGTCGATATATTGGCCGTTAATGTTCAGTTTATAAAGACCGCGGTCACGGTCGGCCATCCAAAGGTTGCCATCGGTTTCTTCCATGAGCTGCATGGCGTAAAAACGATCCTTATCAGGCACGGAAATGACCGTAAATCGCTGCGTTTGTTCGGAAAATCGAAGAATACCTTCGCCTCGCATGGCAAAGAGCACATCGCCGTTTCTCAACGTCAGAGCACTCTGGCAAGACTTAAAATTGAACCGGCCATAGCGACTGTCCGTGCCATTGAAGCGTTCGCATTCATTCGTTTTGGGGTTATACCGGTAAAATGCATTGGTTCTGATCTGAAACCAGATCCTTCCCTGATTATCTGCTACGACAATGTCGCTCGCCGTCAACGGTGGTTTGATTCGAGGATGGCTGAATTTCCTGATATCCTTATCGCCCTTCCGAAGAAAATATAGCCCGCCATTCCCGCCGAACCACCAGGTGTCATTCGCGAAAGCGCAGCTGAAAAACCTGTTTTTGATCACGCGCTCTTTGGAAGCCGTATAGTGCGTAAAACTCTGCTGGTTTTGTTTGAGGAGGACCAAACCGTCCTCTTTCATTGCCAGAATACTATCGCCTCTGGCTGCTATTACATTAATGGCGGCGAAACTGACTTGTAGAAAGAACGGCCTGCTCGGCAGCTTGTAAACTATCTCAAACGGGTTGTTGTAAGTGAGTTTGCTCAACCCGTTGATGGTGGCAAACCACAGGTCTTTTTCTTCATCCTCAATAACTCCATTAAAATGCCCATAGGCGATCGAATAGCCGGCGTCCTGGCTGTATGGAATTTTG includes:
- a CDS encoding HEAT repeat domain-containing protein: MAFYDLSKSERADRVSAIGNDIRQALLAQKAENVRVYYADDDTYIRKTAYVASGRLYEEEASLRPAVHTMLAGFLTDDDFRVRQTAINAAGEIGRKHFEEVRTIFDEGLQDTHHAPRNAVIGSVKKMGEVNPIPVLAWARQYLHHPDKEIRREICHGIELRGRKHPEDILPLLQELQHDHTARVRGTLVHVIGQIAYKKGCLLKVLNHLKTWENRQLVYDALEEIVDVHHRYRDFAALTQEEAARMVDEHYPERGQANRIHR
- a CDS encoding DUF3037 domain-containing protein → MSDKFLYEYAVLRIVPRVEREEFINAGVVLYCPSRGFLSCCIELDPQRLRALCAETDPAEVQAYLDAFRQICVGNRQCGSPIAALPAASRFRWLTATRSTVLQTSRVHPGFCTDPGETLRMLFEQQVK
- a CDS encoding histidine kinase; protein product: MHRFQLFWLIVLFCPIVAEAQFVFQNLKEEDGLSAKDVRCLYKDADGFLWIGTGNGLNRFDGHVIKAYQDVNSVSTIEVNGIHPIDGKANLLVATSRGLKLFNKSTGKYRADNRWKALANRPILSVKEDDQHRLWFICHKDIFIYDGKKVRKLAELLPWAERVAHADLSFAARSAFCWDAKRKGFWVGGYGCFFIDCANETVYDSTHNPHRWPILNKRQVTAITMDNQYNLWYGSTVDFSLHFSKPDLQSDTAYLHLDNVRSTDGVNCLFVDDQDRLWISTWMYAAYVKEAGKPIRKIPYSQDAGYSIAYGHFNGVIEDEEKDLWFATINGLSKLTYNNPFEIVYKLPSRPFFLQVSFAAINVIAARGDSILAMKEDGLVLLKQNQQSFTHYTASKERVIKNRFFSCAFANDTWWFGGNGGLYFLRKGDKDIRKFSHPRIKPPLTASDIVVADNQGRIWFQIRTNAFYRYNPKTNECERFNGTDSRYGRFNFKSCQSALTLRNGDVLFAMRGEGILRFSEQTQRFTVISVPDKDRFYAMQLMEETDGNLWMADRDRGLYKLNINGQYIDSLTPRNGLLTTPINSIARDNRGAIWVAGPGGLSFFFPKTKKVTRVSINLGKTLQDYWNYVLTTPDHIYAAMLDHIVVIDPTKFTKIVVSKPPHITSVKVLGKEVSDFLPASLMLLADKDFITLQFASLKHRDIPTLQYSYQLKDIEERWVYAGRNMTASYNSLPPGNYVFKVRSTDEHGRWMKEVSVLKIKILPHWWESWWFLIVVGCVSGAFFFMTYRSYVARKHKRELDKAIEYFVNSVYGENSVDEICWDIARNCCLQLRFEDCTVFLWDDDKQKLVRKALYGSKNITENETVDPLELELGMGIVGTAGKTKRAINISDTSRDPRYIAMDASKFSEVAVPILHEGKLIGVLDSEHSEKRFFTEDHTRALVTIASINANKIAEAQAEAEAAKKELMLLEINRMLAESQLMALRAQMNPHFVFNCLNSIQECIVTQKYGDASKYLNKFSRLFRMVLNNSDRTLVTIEEEKEVLQLYLELEQMRFEQSFISSIEIDEDLEADDILLPSMLLQPYVENAIWHGLMHKEGYRELKIVFSKIDEDVFKCIIEDNGIGREKSLEIKRRNAVTKRHKSKGLQIAKDRLDLIDRQGQHASVNIIDKYDDDGNAMGTMVVIELSTSLDYT
- a CDS encoding LysR substrate-binding domain-containing protein, whose product is MVFDFRLQVFQTVARRLSFTKAAAELFITQPAVTKHIHELESQLKTKLFERSGARISLTPAGDILLHHAEQIFDIYRNLEFEINSLSQRNSGKLRLGASTTAAQYILPPILAAFHRKFHNIEVTLTTKNTEEIEHALQHKEIDLGVIEGYSKNAAIKYTEFLNDEIVLVANSKNPLAATGVVDAGQLRQIPLLLREPGSGTLEVIAHALKSIGLGLGDLNVEMQLSSSESMKLYILHSDSMAFISVHAVLKELQSKECRIVDVEGLSIDRHFHFTTLHGQQEALPELFMRFALYQRK
- a CDS encoding DUF7133 domain-containing protein; this encodes MLKITLSVSAFLLMLWTTTGTLKEETRPEARTLARADSLPNAAAWPAELNVTHFAGHDLTPSPACLAVAPTGEVFVGVDMIGSLGKTPGKGSIVRLVDTNNDGKVDQHTTFAMLDNPRGIIAQGDQVFVLHTTFSKETGKASGMDLVVLEDKNHDGVADGPAKPLIQNVCSPKFLQSRGTDHATNGIRMGIDGWIYIAVGDFGFHDALDRSGKKMTQLGGGIVRVRPDGTEMEVYTHGLRNIYDVAIDPYMNIFTRDNTNDGGGWNIRFSNQIQSGEYGYPVLFKNFTEEIIPALVDLGGGSGTGSLFMDDPTWPAKYNRVPMMADWGRSQVYVHRITPDGPTFQQKEEEFIKLSQVTDLDIDASGRVYLAAWDGAGYSGNPGKGFIVRAVPKDWQYKAFKDISKSSVKQLAALLRSESAVQRLAAQQELLKRSPKDAAKAAWGVANDQKAPAYVRVAGMYTYVQAAGADGIDNLVKLASDDTMREYALRALADRKSYVAQVPVEPFLKALDGGNPREKLAAAIALGRLGRQEGAQALLKVKVPASFKAPAKGTEGPHATPNSAIVTPHIAVRALVALNAVDACVNAIGTENSTIALWALRYMHDPKAVDGLIAAYGKTSDQALKGQILTTLGRIYKKEADYDGSWWWSTRPDTHGPYYKGIDWEGSAKIKDFLTAEWNKATDKQLYADLNARNRMGITEFGGEEVVAAKEEVKIDLEKIRNKKGQVGESSIEDVMLAMAKIQGDPALGRKLFTKQGCVACHSLSRNEVMKGPFMGQIGSIMNREQIAESILKPNASISQGFASVLITTKGDKTYMGFVSEESAEKLVIRDIAGQVNTLKVAHITSRKEMETSMMPPGLANELSYEEFASLITFLSQQKK
- a CDS encoding LytR/AlgR family response regulator transcription factor, which translates into the protein MLKTLIIDDEQKARNVLNHYLNSSVRQEVDIRHAESVKEALKVLESFQPDIVFLDVEMPHQNGFEFLLARKNPPYDIVFTTAFNQYAIQAIRFSALDYLLKPVDPEELQSAIDRHIEKVKEKPKQETQQLYDNLVHNIEKKNIRDFRLAVPSSEGVFFFTLDEILRLEADKNYTAIHLIGKRPFLASKTLKHFDEMLGEFNFIRTHKSHLVNPKYIKQVTHNNQFLLLSDGSRIEISRRKKELVQQYLKLK
- a CDS encoding HipA family kinase, which codes for MDNDLVSLRTVNVLRYLTPLREGGSLPAIAEADDDFLYVLKFRGAGQGTKALISELIGGELARFLGLKVPEIVFANLDEGFGRTEPDEEIQDLLKASTGLNLAMHYLSGAITFDPVVTKVPPRLASEIVWLDSFLTNVDRTARNTNMLMWHKELWLIDHGAALYFHHSWDNWQEQAKRPFAQVKDHVLLKSATMLEEVNAEFRERLAGGIIPAVVSLIPDDWLLRDAPFETADEHRQAYVSYLKARLSASETFVKGAQDVR